In Labilithrix sp., a genomic segment contains:
- a CDS encoding HAD-IC family P-type ATPase has protein sequence MEGRARSGEGGPTSASLCPACRKPIDALRAGQVAILDGVFRYFCDAKCKAEFVEVLSKRPSLEAHTAQPPPVSHVREQPPPPPPVAVEEPDEPEHQEPEPQEEPEPQEEEEPFSEPPPSFPEPPPSRRSLLEPESEPALELTPKTLRSPKEDAKRRRESTRWSKAPAWKGEPEEEPEPLAAEESEEEKPSRAERAERAERAERAETDGADLVPYVGIVLGVLAPAVGLAGDAAAFLRLPMALAAALVFVARRAFGAREHGEPSSLVVTLPIVVAAAAAGASTVLRHPHAIAHASFVGVAAAGALAVDVLLARARKDVLAVRARVRTALAVSARVVRGDGVIEEGGAHIKPGEQVVVEVGETIPVDGIVAAGDADVAPWLESPALLRKSEGDAVVAGAVVVSGRLRINTTFSGSERAWLRLVSATATRIDVASPFVVLARRVVERGAPIAALVVAAAVYADNGSWLDVIVAAAASGLALGAFAATAAAGLAHARGHASAQRRGIVYKDAAAFDAAARADVAVLCSRGTVLLGEPEIVAVEPITKEGVATNAVWRSEPRIGRSSQPPSPEIARVLALAAGAEMSSSHPFASAVLREARARGVRPENVRSALGHSGLGVTALAANGDKVIVGSRAFLLQEKVSVAIADARTSALEAEGRSVLLVALGGRLVGVLALQDGLRAGARAAVQRLHDARIEPVLLSGESRDTSETIARSLDIEHVRPEILPSERGAEVRALADDGRVVAAIGHASTDDGALGAADVSIAMEAAGAAPGEWAVALASDDVRDAALALTVPRAARDRARTAVLVGGLTSAAASLALAFGIAPPVAIPVLGVMSAVLILSISRESGAAPA, from the coding sequence ATGGAGGGACGCGCACGATCGGGGGAAGGCGGACCGACATCGGCCTCCCTTTGTCCAGCGTGCCGGAAGCCGATCGACGCGCTCCGCGCCGGTCAGGTCGCGATCCTCGACGGCGTCTTCCGTTACTTCTGCGACGCCAAGTGCAAGGCCGAGTTCGTCGAGGTGCTCTCGAAGCGCCCTTCGCTCGAGGCGCACACCGCGCAGCCGCCGCCCGTCTCGCACGTGCGCGAGCAGCCGCCGCCTCCTCCGCCGGTCGCGGTCGAGGAGCCGGACGAGCCGGAGCACCAAGAGCCCGAGCCTCAAGAAGAACCCGAGCCTCAAGAAGAAGAGGAGCCGTTCTCCGAGCCGCCGCCTTCGTTCCCCGAGCCGCCGCCGTCGCGCCGGAGCCTCCTCGAGCCGGAGTCGGAGCCCGCGCTCGAGCTGACGCCGAAGACGCTGCGGTCGCCGAAGGAGGACGCGAAGCGGCGACGCGAGAGCACGCGGTGGTCGAAGGCGCCGGCGTGGAAGGGCGAGCCCGAAGAGGAGCCGGAGCCGCTGGCGGCCGAGGAGAGCGAGGAGGAGAAGCCTTCACGTGCCGAGCGCGCGGAGCGTGCCGAGCGCGCGGAGCGTGCGGAGACGGACGGCGCGGATCTCGTGCCGTACGTCGGGATCGTGCTCGGCGTCCTCGCGCCCGCGGTGGGGCTCGCCGGTGACGCGGCGGCGTTCTTGCGCTTGCCGATGGCGCTCGCGGCGGCGCTCGTCTTCGTCGCGCGCCGCGCGTTCGGGGCGCGCGAGCACGGCGAGCCTTCGTCGCTCGTCGTCACGCTGCCGATCGTCGTCGCGGCCGCGGCCGCCGGCGCGTCGACGGTGCTCCGTCATCCTCACGCGATCGCGCACGCTTCGTTCGTCGGCGTCGCGGCGGCCGGCGCGCTCGCGGTCGACGTGCTCCTCGCGCGCGCGCGGAAGGACGTGCTCGCCGTCCGCGCGCGGGTGCGGACCGCGCTCGCGGTGTCGGCCCGCGTCGTGCGCGGCGACGGCGTGATCGAGGAAGGGGGGGCGCACATCAAGCCGGGCGAGCAGGTCGTCGTCGAAGTAGGCGAGACGATCCCGGTCGACGGCATCGTCGCGGCGGGGGACGCCGACGTCGCGCCGTGGCTCGAGTCGCCGGCCCTCCTGCGCAAGAGCGAGGGCGACGCCGTCGTCGCGGGCGCCGTCGTCGTGAGCGGCCGCCTCCGGATCAACACGACGTTCTCCGGCTCCGAGCGCGCCTGGCTCCGGCTCGTGAGCGCGACCGCGACGCGCATCGACGTCGCGTCGCCGTTCGTGGTGCTCGCGCGGCGCGTCGTGGAGCGCGGCGCGCCGATCGCCGCGCTCGTGGTCGCGGCCGCGGTCTACGCCGACAACGGCTCGTGGCTCGACGTGATCGTCGCCGCCGCCGCGTCCGGCCTCGCGCTCGGCGCGTTCGCGGCGACGGCGGCGGCGGGGCTCGCCCACGCGCGCGGGCACGCCTCCGCGCAGCGGCGCGGCATCGTCTACAAGGACGCGGCGGCGTTCGACGCAGCCGCGCGCGCCGACGTCGCGGTGCTCTGCTCGCGCGGGACGGTGCTCCTCGGCGAGCCGGAGATCGTCGCCGTCGAGCCGATCACGAAGGAGGGCGTCGCGACGAACGCGGTGTGGCGCTCCGAGCCGCGGATCGGCCGCTCCTCCCAGCCGCCGAGCCCCGAGATCGCGCGCGTGCTCGCGCTCGCCGCCGGCGCGGAGATGTCGTCGAGCCACCCGTTCGCCTCCGCCGTCTTGCGCGAGGCGCGCGCGCGCGGCGTCCGCCCCGAGAACGTGCGGAGCGCGCTCGGTCACTCCGGCCTCGGCGTCACCGCGCTCGCGGCGAACGGCGACAAGGTGATCGTCGGCTCGCGCGCGTTCCTCTTGCAGGAGAAGGTCAGCGTCGCGATCGCCGACGCGCGCACGTCGGCGCTCGAGGCCGAAGGTCGCTCCGTCCTCCTCGTCGCGCTCGGCGGTCGCCTCGTCGGCGTCCTCGCGCTGCAAGACGGGCTCCGCGCCGGCGCGCGGGCGGCCGTTCAACGCTTGCATGATGCACGTATCGAGCCGGTGCTCCTCAGCGGCGAGTCGCGCGACACGAGCGAGACGATCGCGCGATCGCTCGACATCGAGCACGTGCGCCCCGAGATCCTCCCCTCCGAGCGCGGCGCGGAGGTGCGCGCGCTCGCGGACGACGGGCGCGTCGTCGCGGCGATCGGTCACGCGTCGACCGACGACGGCGCGCTCGGCGCGGCGGACGTCTCGATCGCGATGGAGGCGGCGGGGGCCGCTCCCGGCGAGTGGGCGGTCGCGCTCGCGTCGGACGACGTCCGCGACGCGGCGCTCGCGCTGACGGTCCCGCGCGCGGCGCGCGATCGAGCGCGCACGGCGGTCCTGGTCGGTGGCCTGACCTCCGCGGCGGCGAGCCTGGCGCTCGCCTTCGGGATCGCTCCTCCCGTCGCGATCCCCGTCCTCGGCGTGATGTCCGCCGTGCTCATCCTCTCGATTTCCCGAGAATCCGGGGCTGCGCCGGCCTGA
- a CDS encoding aspartate aminotransferase family protein, whose amino-acid sequence MSKGSELLSLAQKRLYPNYKPAPMILQRGKGCELFDVEGKRWLDMAAGVAVCSVGHAHPKLVKALAEQAGMLMHTSNYFYNEQNVLLADALCERSGMGRAFFCNSGAEANEAAFKLARRHFYAKGDKKRTKFIAFDNAFHGRTMGAVSLTGTPKYREGFGCVEGVVHVPYGDLEAVKKVMTDEVAAIVVEPVQGEGGVLPAPAGFLESLRALTTERGALLVLDEVQTGIGRTGAWFAHQHVKIKPDLMALAKGLGGGAVIGCLLTTEELAGALPPGTHGSTFGGNPFASRAALTVIEIIEEEGLVAGAKAKGDKLSAALAAVAKDLPNVCEGERGQGLLRGLILKQGMLARDVLPKIADAGLLLTAAGERVLRFTPPLVISEAEIAEGVDIVRKVLSTPS is encoded by the coding sequence ATGTCCAAAGGCTCCGAGCTCCTCTCCCTCGCGCAGAAACGGCTCTATCCCAACTACAAGCCCGCGCCGATGATCCTCCAGCGCGGCAAGGGCTGCGAGCTCTTCGACGTCGAGGGGAAGCGCTGGCTCGACATGGCGGCCGGCGTCGCGGTGTGCTCGGTGGGGCACGCGCACCCGAAGCTCGTGAAGGCCCTCGCCGAGCAGGCGGGCATGCTCATGCACACGAGCAATTACTTCTACAACGAGCAGAACGTGCTCCTCGCCGACGCGCTCTGCGAGCGGAGCGGCATGGGCCGCGCGTTCTTCTGCAACTCGGGCGCGGAGGCGAACGAGGCCGCGTTCAAGCTCGCGCGCCGCCACTTCTACGCGAAGGGCGACAAGAAGCGCACGAAGTTCATCGCGTTCGACAACGCGTTCCACGGCCGCACGATGGGCGCCGTCTCCCTCACCGGCACGCCGAAGTACCGCGAGGGCTTCGGCTGCGTCGAGGGCGTCGTCCACGTCCCCTACGGCGACCTCGAGGCGGTGAAGAAGGTGATGACCGACGAGGTCGCCGCGATCGTCGTCGAGCCGGTGCAGGGCGAAGGCGGCGTGCTCCCCGCGCCGGCCGGGTTCCTCGAGTCGCTCCGCGCGCTCACCACCGAGCGAGGCGCGCTCCTCGTCCTCGACGAGGTGCAGACCGGCATCGGCCGCACCGGCGCGTGGTTCGCGCACCAGCACGTGAAGATCAAGCCGGACCTCATGGCGCTCGCGAAGGGCCTCGGCGGCGGCGCCGTCATCGGCTGCCTCCTCACGACCGAGGAGCTCGCGGGCGCGCTGCCGCCCGGGACCCATGGCTCCACCTTCGGCGGCAACCCGTTCGCGAGCCGCGCCGCGCTCACCGTGATCGAGATCATCGAGGAGGAGGGGCTCGTCGCCGGCGCGAAGGCGAAGGGCGACAAGCTCTCCGCCGCCCTCGCCGCGGTCGCGAAGGACCTCCCGAACGTCTGCGAAGGCGAGCGCGGGCAAGGCCTCCTCCGCGGCCTCATCCTCAAGCAGGGCATGCTCGCGCGCGACGTGCTGCCGAAGATCGCCGACGCGGGGCTCCTCCTCACCGCCGCGGGCGAGCGCGTGCTCCGGTTCACGCCGCCGCTCGTCATCTCGGAGGCGGAGATCGCCGAGGGCGTCGACATCGTTCGCAAGGTCCTCTCGACGCCGAGCTGA
- a CDS encoding Uma2 family endonuclease: protein MAQRASTRHRYTYAEYLAYERDSGLKHEYEDGEITAMAGGSRRHNALALRVGAVLDTARSRGCLGFQSDQKVRVLATGKATYPDVTVVCGPIEGDPADPDGPTITNPTLLVEILSPSTEEEDRGNKWRHYQQIPSLQEYLLVSQDQRVERYRRLAGGAWEYTDTTKGGVELSVGVTLDLASLYDALPP from the coding sequence ATGGCCCAGCGCGCCTCCACGCGGCACCGCTACACCTACGCGGAGTACCTCGCGTACGAGCGCGACAGCGGCCTCAAGCACGAATACGAGGACGGGGAGATCACGGCGATGGCGGGCGGCTCACGCCGCCACAACGCGCTCGCGCTCCGGGTCGGCGCCGTCCTCGACACCGCGCGATCGCGTGGCTGCCTCGGGTTCCAGTCCGACCAGAAGGTGCGCGTGCTCGCGACGGGCAAGGCGACGTATCCGGACGTCACGGTCGTGTGCGGCCCGATCGAGGGCGATCCCGCCGATCCCGACGGCCCCACCATCACGAACCCCACCCTCCTCGTCGAGATCCTCTCTCCATCGACCGAGGAGGAGGACCGCGGGAACAAGTGGCGTCACTACCAGCAGATCCCGTCGCTCCAAGAGTACCTCCTCGTGAGCCAGGACCAGCGGGTCGAACGCTACCGGCGACTGGCCGGCGGCGCTTGGGAGTACACCGACACGACGAAGGGTGGTGTCGAGCTCTCCGTCGGAGTCACCCTCGACCTCGCGTCGCTCTACGACGCGCTCCCTCCCTGA
- a CDS encoding HAD-IIB family hydrolase, with protein MVRPLASLAREDVAGLRGVFFDLDDTLLTHGLLEREAYGALWDLHDAGIPLVAVTGRPSGWAEVFVRNWPIDGAVTENGAVFVVRAGKGASVITEEGFAERRARLDALVGAVREAMPDLVLSDDVRARRSDVTWDIGERVVVAEDRVAMLGRLVVAAGARTTRSTVHLHASYERDDKASGALRFARTRLGEDPGRVVSTWAFVGDSPNDAACFAALRLTFGVANVRPFVSKLSVPPRWIAAAERGAGFAEIARAILAKRGGRQGGSAS; from the coding sequence ATGGTGAGGCCGCTCGCCTCGCTCGCGCGCGAGGACGTCGCCGGTCTCCGCGGCGTCTTCTTCGACCTCGACGACACGCTCCTCACGCACGGGCTGCTCGAGCGCGAGGCGTACGGCGCGCTGTGGGACTTGCATGATGCAGGCATTCCGCTCGTCGCGGTGACGGGGCGGCCGAGCGGGTGGGCCGAGGTCTTCGTGCGAAACTGGCCGATCGACGGCGCGGTGACGGAGAACGGCGCGGTGTTCGTGGTGCGCGCGGGGAAGGGCGCCTCTGTGATCACGGAGGAGGGGTTCGCGGAGCGGCGCGCGCGGCTCGACGCGCTCGTCGGCGCCGTGCGCGAGGCGATGCCGGACCTCGTGCTCTCGGACGACGTGCGCGCGCGGAGGTCGGACGTGACGTGGGACATCGGCGAGCGCGTCGTCGTCGCGGAGGACCGCGTCGCGATGTTGGGGCGGCTCGTCGTCGCCGCGGGCGCGCGCACGACGCGATCGACGGTGCACCTCCACGCGTCGTACGAGCGCGACGACAAGGCCTCGGGCGCGCTCCGCTTCGCGCGGACGCGGCTCGGCGAGGACCCGGGGCGCGTCGTCTCGACGTGGGCGTTCGTCGGCGACAGCCCGAACGACGCGGCGTGCTTCGCCGCGCTGCGCCTCACGTTCGGGGTCGCGAACGTGAGGCCCTTCGTCTCGAAGCTGAGCGTCCCGCCGCGCTGGATCGCGGCGGCGGAGCGCGGCGCGGGGTTCGCGGAGATCGCGCGCGCGATCCTCGCGAAGCGTGGCGGGCGTCAGGGAGGGAGCGCGTCGTAG
- a CDS encoding class I SAM-dependent rRNA methyltransferase has product MRLKPGHVQPVWAGHPWVYAQAIDRVEGGASRGDEVNVVDPRGNFLGRGFYSPGSAIPVRLLTRDPKAPLDTGFFRHRFERAIAARASIGLGASDQTTGYRLVHAEGDLVPGLIVDRCGDVLSVQFLTAGMKQREVLVLEALGQVMKPRAIVDRTPAGSAKAEHFTAASGVVRGAVEVTELEFTERGIGWKIPLSLGQKTGFYFDQRELRARVEALAHVPGGVAKKKVLDAYSYVGAFGLAAARAGAEVTCVDESALAIEIAAENARANGLAERVRFERNDARHVMQSAHGVYDIAVVDPPRLAPTRSAREQALVMYSKLAELGCRATKPGGLLVLCSCSAAVDLTALTRALATGAVRANVSALVVERAFQGPDHPVPAAFGEGLYLKALVARIEPR; this is encoded by the coding sequence GTGAGGCTCAAGCCCGGCCACGTTCAGCCCGTCTGGGCCGGCCACCCGTGGGTGTACGCGCAGGCGATCGATCGCGTCGAGGGCGGCGCGAGCCGCGGGGACGAGGTCAACGTCGTCGATCCACGAGGGAATTTCCTCGGTCGCGGCTTCTACTCGCCCGGCTCCGCGATCCCCGTCCGCCTCCTCACCCGCGATCCGAAGGCGCCGCTCGACACCGGGTTCTTCCGCCATCGCTTCGAGCGCGCCATCGCCGCCCGCGCGTCGATCGGCCTCGGCGCGTCCGACCAGACCACCGGCTACCGCCTCGTCCATGCGGAGGGCGATCTCGTGCCGGGGCTCATCGTCGATCGCTGCGGCGACGTGCTCTCCGTGCAGTTCCTCACCGCAGGGATGAAGCAGCGCGAGGTCCTCGTCCTCGAGGCGCTTGGGCAGGTGATGAAGCCGCGCGCGATCGTCGACCGGACGCCGGCGGGCTCGGCGAAGGCGGAGCACTTCACCGCCGCGAGCGGCGTCGTGCGGGGGGCGGTGGAGGTCACCGAGCTCGAGTTCACCGAGCGCGGCATCGGGTGGAAGATCCCGCTCTCGCTCGGGCAGAAGACCGGCTTCTACTTCGATCAGCGCGAGCTCCGCGCGCGCGTCGAGGCGCTCGCGCACGTGCCCGGCGGCGTCGCGAAGAAGAAGGTGCTCGACGCGTACTCGTACGTCGGGGCCTTCGGGCTCGCCGCGGCGCGCGCGGGGGCGGAGGTCACGTGCGTCGACGAGAGCGCGCTCGCGATCGAGATCGCGGCCGAGAACGCGCGCGCGAACGGGCTCGCCGAGCGCGTCCGGTTCGAGCGCAACGACGCGCGGCACGTGATGCAGAGCGCGCACGGCGTCTACGACATCGCGGTCGTCGATCCGCCGCGCCTCGCGCCGACGCGGAGCGCGCGCGAGCAGGCGCTCGTCATGTACTCGAAGCTCGCCGAGCTCGGCTGCCGCGCGACGAAGCCAGGCGGGCTCCTCGTCTTGTGCTCCTGCTCCGCCGCGGTGGACCTCACCGCGCTGACGCGGGCGCTCGCGACGGGCGCGGTCCGCGCGAACGTGAGCGCGCTCGTGGTGGAGCGCGCGTTCCAGGGGCCCGACCACCCGGTGCCGGCCGCGTTCGGCGAAGGCCTCTACTTGAAGGCCCTCGTCGCGCGCATCGAGCCGCGGTGA
- a CDS encoding outer membrane beta-barrel protein, with protein sequence MSLKRVVSSLTFVSALAVPAVAAAQEPKKDCEPGSWFCGDTQAQPANKDNLDPLPTEKTDTTPAETKPSSPPPPVVVYQPPPPTVVVQAREAPAPYYYVPKKAQPKKEWGLNLHIGGAMLGKGRDDNAGLGMAGLGLRFRPIPQAAIEGNLDFAAGRDYNGYRRNETAFTVNGLIFLNPKNITQVYLLGGFGWSGAKATDDRAGYDAMEYSYGYFGIQTGIGLEFRLSRAIALNVDLRGLVRTRIDDDKRRNPEFVSGDGKSTNTSGAGLITGGLTFYW encoded by the coding sequence ATGAGCCTCAAGCGCGTCGTCAGCTCGCTCACCTTCGTCTCGGCGCTGGCCGTCCCGGCCGTCGCCGCCGCCCAAGAACCGAAGAAGGACTGCGAGCCCGGCAGCTGGTTCTGCGGTGACACGCAGGCCCAGCCCGCGAACAAGGACAACCTCGACCCGCTCCCCACGGAGAAGACGGACACGACGCCGGCGGAGACGAAGCCGTCGTCGCCGCCGCCTCCGGTCGTGGTCTACCAGCCGCCGCCTCCCACCGTGGTGGTGCAGGCGCGCGAGGCGCCGGCCCCGTACTACTACGTCCCGAAGAAGGCTCAGCCGAAGAAGGAGTGGGGCCTCAACCTGCACATCGGCGGCGCGATGCTGGGCAAGGGCCGCGACGACAACGCGGGCCTCGGCATGGCGGGCCTCGGCCTCCGCTTCCGCCCCATCCCGCAGGCGGCGATCGAGGGCAACCTCGATTTCGCGGCCGGCCGCGACTACAACGGCTACCGCCGCAACGAGACGGCGTTCACGGTCAACGGCCTCATCTTCCTGAACCCGAAGAACATCACGCAGGTCTACCTCCTCGGCGGCTTCGGCTGGTCGGGCGCGAAAGCGACGGACGACCGCGCGGGCTACGACGCGATGGAGTACAGCTACGGCTACTTCGGCATCCAGACGGGCATCGGCCTCGAGTTCCGCCTCTCGCGCGCGATCGCGCTCAACGTCGACCTCCGCGGCCTCGTCCGCACCCGCATCGACGACGACAAGCGCCGAAACCCCGAGTTCGTGTCCGGCGACGGGAAGTCGACGAACACCTCGGGTGCTGGTCTGATCACGGGTGGTCTCACGTTCTATTGGTGA
- the lnt gene encoding apolipoprotein N-acyltransferase yields the protein MVSRSIGDARARPRPRYDRRDLIAFASGLVFAASTPPIDFTPGILVGLGLFASSRPTARRGFLFGFAANLEALRFVPEVIARFTDLARPLGWLALVLLSAAQALPWLAGGALTKRLTERRGVPSALAFAIGVYVATLVPAIFPWTPAGGISGWPILLQTAEAVGERGVSFLLALGCALAVEALATRSRAAAALGAATFTLLLAYGAIRMRAIDAERAAARHVRVALLQPDFDAMMRTERDSGPPMMARLGALTRHAEEQGAELTIWPESAYPYTLKHGLTRMPRDHRAIHATRPVLTGAYLTKGNGVGTNSALLVTPDGAVARSYDKRHLLWFGETVPLASQLPVLRRVFARGTGLDAGTESVPLVTGPIVASVLNCYEDTLPLAGREAMAPRPNLLVNVTNDAWFAGTAESELHLRTAVPRAIETRRDMVRAVNRGPTTWLDANGRILRRAESEPGLGPSPPLLADPALLDRPLTLYTRAGEAPMLILLVATVLGLVLRRRAANLKRTSHGCP from the coding sequence GTGGTCTCACGTTCTATTGGTGACGCGCGCGCGCGCCCGCGCCCACGCTACGACCGTCGCGACCTGATCGCGTTCGCGAGCGGCCTCGTCTTCGCCGCGTCGACGCCGCCGATCGACTTCACGCCCGGGATCCTCGTCGGTCTCGGGCTCTTCGCGTCCTCGCGCCCGACCGCGCGCCGCGGCTTCCTCTTCGGCTTCGCCGCGAACCTCGAGGCGCTCCGCTTCGTCCCGGAGGTCATCGCGCGCTTCACCGATCTCGCGCGTCCGCTCGGCTGGCTCGCGCTCGTCCTCCTCTCCGCCGCGCAAGCGCTGCCGTGGCTCGCCGGCGGCGCGCTGACGAAGCGCCTCACCGAGCGCCGCGGCGTCCCGAGCGCGCTCGCGTTCGCGATCGGCGTCTACGTCGCCACGCTCGTCCCCGCGATCTTCCCGTGGACCCCCGCCGGCGGCATCTCGGGCTGGCCGATCCTCCTCCAGACCGCCGAGGCCGTCGGCGAGCGCGGCGTGAGCTTCCTCCTCGCGCTCGGCTGCGCGCTCGCGGTCGAGGCGCTCGCGACGCGCTCGCGCGCCGCCGCTGCGCTCGGCGCGGCGACGTTCACGCTCCTCCTCGCGTACGGCGCGATCCGCATGCGCGCGATCGACGCCGAGCGCGCGGCCGCGCGGCACGTCCGCGTGGCGCTGCTGCAGCCCGACTTCGACGCGATGATGCGCACGGAGCGTGACAGCGGCCCGCCGATGATGGCGCGCCTCGGCGCGCTCACGCGCCATGCAGAAGAGCAAGGCGCCGAGCTCACGATCTGGCCCGAGTCCGCGTACCCCTACACGCTGAAGCACGGCCTGACGCGCATGCCGCGGGACCATCGCGCCATCCACGCGACGCGCCCGGTCCTCACCGGCGCGTACCTCACGAAGGGCAACGGCGTCGGCACGAACTCGGCGCTGCTCGTGACGCCCGACGGCGCGGTCGCGCGCTCCTACGACAAGCGGCACCTCCTCTGGTTCGGGGAGACGGTCCCGCTCGCCTCGCAGCTCCCGGTCCTCCGCCGCGTCTTCGCGCGCGGCACGGGCCTCGACGCGGGCACGGAGAGCGTGCCGCTCGTGACGGGCCCCATCGTCGCGTCGGTCCTGAACTGCTACGAAGACACCCTCCCGCTCGCGGGCCGCGAGGCGATGGCGCCGCGCCCGAACCTCCTCGTCAACGTGACGAACGACGCCTGGTTCGCCGGCACGGCGGAGAGCGAGCTGCATCTCCGCACCGCGGTCCCGCGCGCGATCGAGACCCGCCGCGACATGGTCCGCGCCGTCAACCGCGGCCCCACGACATGGCTCGACGCCAACGGCCGCATCCTCCGCCGCGCCGAGAGCGAGCCCGGCCTCGGCCCGTCCCCGCCCCTCCTCGCCGACCCCGCCCTCCTCGACCGCCCCCTCACCCTCTACACCCGCGCCGGCGAAGCCCCGATGCTCATCCTTCTCGTCGCGACGGTGCTCGGCCTCGTATTAAGACGCAGAGCTGCAAACCTGAAGAGGACAAGCCATGGATGCCCTTGA
- a CDS encoding HU family DNA-binding protein, protein MAAAKRMTKAQVIGEIATYSDLDKKSVSKVFEGLTDLIKKQLGPRGPGEFVIPGLLKLKTVKKKAIPAGQRRNPFTGQMQDFPAKPASKKVRATALKALKDLIQ, encoded by the coding sequence ATGGCTGCTGCTAAGCGCATGACGAAGGCTCAAGTGATTGGTGAGATCGCGACCTACTCGGATCTCGACAAGAAGAGCGTCTCCAAGGTGTTTGAGGGCCTCACGGATCTCATCAAGAAGCAGCTCGGCCCCCGTGGCCCGGGCGAGTTCGTGATCCCCGGCCTCCTCAAGCTCAAGACGGTCAAGAAGAAGGCGATCCCGGCCGGCCAGCGCCGCAACCCCTTCACGGGCCAGATGCAGGACTTCCCGGCGAAGCCGGCGTCGAAGAAGGTCCGCGCCACGGCGCTCAAGGCCCTCAAGGACCTCATCCAGTGA
- the ybeY gene encoding rRNA maturation RNase YbeY — translation MTFERGPHPGVGRAEVVRRINAMMSELQLENVEVSFLLTDDDRIHELNKIYRHKDRPTDVLAFAMREGDFAELAGDALGDVIVSVPTARKQAAERGKTVLEEVTMLTAHGLLHLLGWDHDTPAKDRRMTAETERLCLAAAPARRTEGRASKGRGEAALTSKRHVVRTGAGPKKDQATRGLKARRSPKG, via the coding sequence GTGACGTTCGAGCGGGGGCCGCATCCGGGGGTTGGGCGTGCGGAGGTGGTTCGTCGTATCAATGCGATGATGTCTGAGCTTCAATTGGAGAATGTCGAAGTTTCATTCCTCCTAACTGACGACGATCGCATCCACGAGCTGAACAAGATTTATCGCCACAAAGATCGCCCGACCGACGTGCTCGCCTTTGCGATGCGTGAAGGGGACTTCGCCGAGCTCGCGGGGGATGCCCTCGGTGACGTCATTGTCAGCGTTCCCACGGCGCGGAAACAGGCCGCGGAGAGGGGCAAGACGGTGCTCGAGGAAGTGACCATGTTGACCGCCCACGGCCTCCTCCACCTCCTCGGCTGGGACCACGACACCCCGGCGAAGGATCGCCGCATGACCGCCGAGACCGAGCGCCTCTGTCTTGCCGCAGCTCCGGCTCGTCGGACCGAGGGCCGCGCCTCAAAGGGAAGAGGCGAGGCGGCTCTCACCTCGAAACGGCATGTGGTCCGGACCGGTGCCGGACCGAAGAAAGACCAAGCAACTCGTGGCTTGAAAGCTCGCCGCTCACCGAAAGGATGA
- a CDS encoding glycosyltransferase family 2 protein: MSDACVIVPALDAAATLGAVLDDLHMHMPALEVVVVDDGSRDDTARIAREHGATVIAHPTNLGKGAALLAGLEEARARGKRVALTVDADGQHPAAEAKALLEVDAPERALVLGVRDLDRDGAPRANRVSNGISNFFLSRFAQRTLHDTQCGLRRYPVAETLALGARGRGYDFEAEVLLRALWSGMTVVERPVRVLYPDDRITHFHVARDPWRIIRTVVAALGDHWLRAPHDHASSGHDASGA, encoded by the coding sequence ATGAGCGACGCGTGTGTGATCGTCCCCGCGCTGGATGCTGCGGCCACGCTCGGTGCCGTACTCGACGATCTCCACATGCACATGCCCGCGCTCGAGGTCGTCGTCGTCGACGACGGATCGCGCGACGACACGGCGCGCATCGCGCGCGAGCACGGCGCGACGGTGATCGCGCACCCTACCAACCTCGGCAAAGGCGCCGCCCTGCTCGCCGGACTGGAAGAAGCCCGCGCACGCGGCAAACGCGTCGCGCTGACCGTCGACGCGGACGGTCAGCACCCCGCCGCCGAAGCAAAGGCGCTCCTCGAGGTCGATGCCCCCGAGCGCGCGCTCGTGCTCGGCGTGCGCGACCTCGATCGCGACGGCGCTCCGCGCGCCAATCGGGTGTCGAACGGCATCTCGAACTTCTTCCTCTCCCGCTTCGCGCAGCGAACGCTGCACGACACGCAGTGCGGCCTCCGCCGCTACCCCGTCGCGGAGACGCTCGCGCTCGGCGCGCGCGGCCGCGGCTACGACTTCGAGGCGGAGGTGCTCCTTCGCGCGCTCTGGTCCGGCATGACCGTCGTCGAACGGCCCGTCCGTGTGCTCTACCCCGACGACCGCATCACGCACTTCCACGTCGCGCGCGACCCGTGGCGCATCATCCGCACCGTCGTCGCCGCCCTCGGCGACCACTGGCTGCGAGCGCCACACGACCACGCGTCGTCAGGGCACGACGCGAGCGGTGCATGA